The following coding sequences lie in one Syngnathus scovelli strain Florida chromosome 1, RoL_Ssco_1.2, whole genome shotgun sequence genomic window:
- the spata4 gene encoding spermatogenesis-associated protein 4 isoform X1, with protein MTGLPRDVTRWLQSLELTIQPMNIRRDFCSGYHVAEIFCRYYPRDFEICCFTKGTSFSIKQDNWNKIRRALQKLRLHLTEKLIYGTIHCKPGAAELLLQQVYCVLTKHRPQTAQSSELDFSDQKYQQLLPPVARSTATTAVKSNLRKTEILALPDTLINGRRAEAIISKHRQDKIADRTMTDRGRSNLVKSKLIQTTVENLNGDENYSVSELCLQSPLSGAVVSYKTIKVNQPARRLPQSC; from the exons atgacgggGCTGCCGAGGGACGTCACAAGATGGCTGCAGAGCCTCGAACTGACTATCCAGCCAATGAACATACGCAG AGACTTTTGCAGTGGCTACCATGTAGCTGAGATATTTTGCCGTTATTATCCCAGGGATTTTGAAATTTGTTGCTTCACCAAGGGAACATCATTCTCTATCAAGCAGGACAACTGGAACAAGATACGCCGA GCACTGCAGAAGTTGCGTCTGCACCTGACTGAGAAGCTGATCTACGGGACCATCCACTGTAAACCGGGAGCAGCTGAGTTGCTGCTGCAGCAGGTGTATTGTGTCCTGACCAAGCACAG GCCTCAAACAGCTCAAAGCTCAGAGTTGGATTTCTCTGACCAGAAGTACCAGCAGCTACTCCCTCCCGTGGCTCGGTCCACCGCCACCACGGCCGTGAAGAGCAACCTGAGAAAGACTGAGATCTTGGCCCTGCCTGACACCCTCATCAATGGGCGGAGGGCCGAAGCCATCATCAGCAAGCaccggcaagacaagattgcggACAGGACGATGACTGATCGTG GGCGTTCAAACTTGGTCAAGTCAAAACTCATACAAACAACAGTGGAAAATCTGAATGGAGATGAAAATTACTCTGTCAGCG AGCTGTGCCTCCAATCACCACTGAGTGGTGCTGTCGTCTCGTACAAGACCATCAAAGTGAACCAGCCTGCCAGAAGACTTCCACAAAGCTGTTAA
- the spata4 gene encoding spermatogenesis-associated protein 4 isoform X2 has protein sequence MAAEPRTDYPANEHTQALQKLRLHLTEKLIYGTIHCKPGAAELLLQQVYCVLTKHRPQTAQSSELDFSDQKYQQLLPPVARSTATTAVKSNLRKTEILALPDTLINGRRAEAIISKHRQDKIADRTMTDRGRSNLVKSKLIQTTVENLNGDENYSVSELCLQSPLSGAVVSYKTIKVNQPARRLPQSC, from the exons ATGGCTGCAGAGCCTCGAACTGACTATCCAGCCAATGAACATACGCAG GCACTGCAGAAGTTGCGTCTGCACCTGACTGAGAAGCTGATCTACGGGACCATCCACTGTAAACCGGGAGCAGCTGAGTTGCTGCTGCAGCAGGTGTATTGTGTCCTGACCAAGCACAG GCCTCAAACAGCTCAAAGCTCAGAGTTGGATTTCTCTGACCAGAAGTACCAGCAGCTACTCCCTCCCGTGGCTCGGTCCACCGCCACCACGGCCGTGAAGAGCAACCTGAGAAAGACTGAGATCTTGGCCCTGCCTGACACCCTCATCAATGGGCGGAGGGCCGAAGCCATCATCAGCAAGCaccggcaagacaagattgcggACAGGACGATGACTGATCGTG GGCGTTCAAACTTGGTCAAGTCAAAACTCATACAAACAACAGTGGAAAATCTGAATGGAGATGAAAATTACTCTGTCAGCG AGCTGTGCCTCCAATCACCACTGAGTGGTGCTGTCGTCTCGTACAAGACCATCAAAGTGAACCAGCCTGCCAGAAGACTTCCACAAAGCTGTTAA